One window from the genome of Gopherus evgoodei ecotype Sinaloan lineage chromosome 2, rGopEvg1_v1.p, whole genome shotgun sequence encodes:
- the EVX1 gene encoding homeobox even-skipped homolog protein 1 isoform X1 gives MEPRKDMVMFLEGGQLGTLAGKRVSNLTEAVGSPVQEPQDKMIHRSCLSPRSEPLSSRERGGREEEVEVLPGTRTVPESRSAAAAAALLSAGQQLASELPSSKGQQSSSDTESDFYEEIEVSCTPDCATGNAEYQPHCAGQCSEALAGGSPSSGGEPPKGSGGSGGSQGSLACNASDQMRRYRTAFTREQIARLEKEFYRENYVSRPRRCELAAALNLPETTIKVWFQNRRMKDKRQRLAMTWPHPADPAFYTYMMSHAAATGNLPYPFPSHLPLPYYSHMGIGATSASAATPFSTPLRPLDTFRVLSHPYPRPELLCAFRHPSLYPAPTHGLGSAGGSPCSCLACHSSQSNGLAQRPSGSDFTCSATTRTDSFLTFTPSVLSKATSVSIDQREEVPLTR, from the exons ATGGAACCCAGAAAGGATATGGTGATGTTTCTGGAAGGAGGTCAACTTGGCACTCTGGCTGGCAAGAGAGTCTCTAATTTGACAGAAGCAGTGGGAAGCCCAGTCCAAGAACCGCAGGACAAGATGATCCATCGGAGTTGCCTGAGCCCCAGATCTGAACCCTTGTCCTCCCGGGAAAGGGGAGGacgagaggaggaggtggaagtGCTGCCAGGGACACGGACGGTCCCGGAGAGTCGctcggcggcggcggcagcagctcTGCTCTCCGCCGGACAGCAACTCGCCTCGGAGCTCCCCTCTAGCAAAGGGCAACAGAGCAGCTCGGACACCGAGTCGGATTTCTATGAGGAAATCGAGGTGAGCTGCACCCCGGACTGCGCCACGGGAAACGCCGAGTACCAGCC CCACTGTGCAGGGCAGTGTTCGGAGGCTTTGGCCGGTGGCAGCCCCAGCAGCGGGGGGGAGCCCCCCAAGGGCAGCGGAGGCAGCGGCGGCTCCCAGGGTTCACTGGCCTGCAACGCCAGCGATCAGATGCGCCGCTACCGCACAGCCTTCACCCGCGAGCAGATAGCCCGGCTGGAGAAGGAATTCTACCGGGAGAATTACGTGTCCAGGCCCAGAAGATGTGAACTGGCAGCTGCTTTAAATCTGCCAGAAACCACCATCAAG GTCTGGTTCCAGAACCGCAGGATGAAGGACAAGAGGCAGCGTTTGGCCATGACCTGGCCTCACCCAGCAGATCCTGCTTTTTACACGTACATGATGAGTCATGCAGCGGCAACTGGCAATCTTCCCTACCCCTTCCCATCTCACCTGCCCCTTCCTTACTACTCCCACATGGGCATTGGAGCCACCTCGGCCTCTGCTGCCACCCCTTTCAGTACCCCTCTGAGACCACTGGACACCTTTAGGGTCCTCTCTCATCCTTACCCTAGACCAGAACTGCTCTGTGCATTCAGACATCCTTCTCTTTACCCTGCCCCAACTCATGGACTCGGTAGCGCTGGAGGCAGCCCTTGCTCATGCTTGGCTTGCCATAGCAGCCAGTCCAATGGACTGGCACAGAGAccttcaggatcagactttacCTGTTCAGCCACAACCAGGACTGACTCTTTTCTCACTTTCACACCCTCGGTGCTGAGCAAAGCAACCTCAGTATCCATAGACCAGCGGGAAGAAGTACCTTTAACAAGATAA
- the EVX1 gene encoding homeobox even-skipped homolog protein 1 isoform X2 encodes MEPRKDMVMFLEGGQLGTLAGKRVSNLTEAVGSPVQEPQDKMIHRSCLSPRSEPLSSRERGGREEEVEVLPGTRTVPESRSAAAAAALLSAGQQLASELPSSKGQQSSSDTESDFYEEIEVSCTPDCATGNAEYQPSKGQCSEALAGGSPSSGGEPPKGSGGSGGSQGSLACNASDQMRRYRTAFTREQIARLEKEFYRENYVSRPRRCELAAALNLPETTIKVWFQNRRMKDKRQRLAMTWPHPADPAFYTYMMSHAAATGNLPYPFPSHLPLPYYSHMGIGATSASAATPFSTPLRPLDTFRVLSHPYPRPELLCAFRHPSLYPAPTHGLGSAGGSPCSCLACHSSQSNGLAQRPSGSDFTCSATTRTDSFLTFTPSVLSKATSVSIDQREEVPLTR; translated from the exons ATGGAACCCAGAAAGGATATGGTGATGTTTCTGGAAGGAGGTCAACTTGGCACTCTGGCTGGCAAGAGAGTCTCTAATTTGACAGAAGCAGTGGGAAGCCCAGTCCAAGAACCGCAGGACAAGATGATCCATCGGAGTTGCCTGAGCCCCAGATCTGAACCCTTGTCCTCCCGGGAAAGGGGAGGacgagaggaggaggtggaagtGCTGCCAGGGACACGGACGGTCCCGGAGAGTCGctcggcggcggcggcagcagctcTGCTCTCCGCCGGACAGCAACTCGCCTCGGAGCTCCCCTCTAGCAAAGGGCAACAGAGCAGCTCGGACACCGAGTCGGATTTCTATGAGGAAATCGAGGTGAGCTGCACCCCGGACTGCGCCACGGGAAACGCCGAGTACCAGCCCAGCAAAG GGCAGTGTTCGGAGGCTTTGGCCGGTGGCAGCCCCAGCAGCGGGGGGGAGCCCCCCAAGGGCAGCGGAGGCAGCGGCGGCTCCCAGGGTTCACTGGCCTGCAACGCCAGCGATCAGATGCGCCGCTACCGCACAGCCTTCACCCGCGAGCAGATAGCCCGGCTGGAGAAGGAATTCTACCGGGAGAATTACGTGTCCAGGCCCAGAAGATGTGAACTGGCAGCTGCTTTAAATCTGCCAGAAACCACCATCAAG GTCTGGTTCCAGAACCGCAGGATGAAGGACAAGAGGCAGCGTTTGGCCATGACCTGGCCTCACCCAGCAGATCCTGCTTTTTACACGTACATGATGAGTCATGCAGCGGCAACTGGCAATCTTCCCTACCCCTTCCCATCTCACCTGCCCCTTCCTTACTACTCCCACATGGGCATTGGAGCCACCTCGGCCTCTGCTGCCACCCCTTTCAGTACCCCTCTGAGACCACTGGACACCTTTAGGGTCCTCTCTCATCCTTACCCTAGACCAGAACTGCTCTGTGCATTCAGACATCCTTCTCTTTACCCTGCCCCAACTCATGGACTCGGTAGCGCTGGAGGCAGCCCTTGCTCATGCTTGGCTTGCCATAGCAGCCAGTCCAATGGACTGGCACAGAGAccttcaggatcagactttacCTGTTCAGCCACAACCAGGACTGACTCTTTTCTCACTTTCACACCCTCGGTGCTGAGCAAAGCAACCTCAGTATCCATAGACCAGCGGGAAGAAGTACCTTTAACAAGATAA